Proteins encoded within one genomic window of Lampris incognitus isolate fLamInc1 chromosome 1, fLamInc1.hap2, whole genome shotgun sequence:
- the inpp5l gene encoding inositol polyphosphate-5-phosphatase A: METYTDVLLVTANVGSLFDNVGEIQNEWLREFYKTVHKYKPQFIALHFQEVGGKDYTVNMGHAESFFWSIESSEEMREFDRACIYVDNQFKAEDSFTALGSMYFIHKALKNIYQYDFTVKDFKAVSGKNKYVGSLDRVTTAEKEKFPKNFWPDFKWSRKGFMRTRWIIHNQGLDLVNVHLFHDASNLIACNSSPSIYSANRAKALRYVINRISDSSNTPLPFFLFGDFNFRLDTLSLVQYLSTSADVQTVKKDSSNEVEKIICEAKDNDHKVLLHIEAKLFAYLHQAVFREDNGKALLKYDKEVTAFHDVVREEQILFPPSYPYSEEYTKPTQYMNTRCPSWCDRILMSHAAQEFIHRREDAERSVVYNTLGPNVCMGDHKPVFLFFTLKTNHH; this comes from the exons GTGGGCGAAATTCAAAATGAATGGCTACGAGAATTTTATAAG ACTGTACACAAGTACAAGCCGCAGTTCATTGCCCTGCATTTCCAGGAGGTGGGAGGAAAGGACTACACGGTCAACATGGGCCACGCAGAAAGCTTCTTTTG GAGCATTGAGTCAAGTGAAGAAATGAGAGAATTTGACAGAGCCTGCATTTATGTGGACAACCAGTTCAAAGCGGAGGACAGCTTCACG GCTTTGGGAAGCATGTACTTCATCCACAAGGCACTGAAAAACATCTATCAGTATGATTTCACCG TTAAGGATTTTAAGGCAGTGTCAGGGAAGAACAAGTATGTGGGCTCCCTGGACAGAGTAACCACAGCGGAGAAAGAAAAATTCCCAAAGAATTTCTGGCCTGAc TTTAAGTGGTCCAGAAAGGGCTTCATGAGGACACGGTGGATCATCCACAACCA AGGTCTGGACCTGGTGAACGTCCACTTGTTCCACGATGCCTCCAACCTCATTGCCTGCAACTCCAGTCCCTCCATCTACTCGGCTAACCGCGCAAAGGCACTCAGATACGTCATCAACCG GATATCGGACAGCAGCAACACCCCTCTCCCCTTCTTCCTGTTCGGAGACTTTAACTTCCGTTTGGATACGCTCAGTCTAGTCCAG tacCTATCCACTTCAGCAGACGTGCAGACTGTGAAGAAGGACAGCAGTAACGAAGTGGAGAAAATCATCTGCGAGGCGAAGGACAACGACCACAAG GTTCTGCTCCATATTGAAGCCAAGCTGTTTGCCTACCTGCACCAGGCTGTCTTCAGGGAGGACAATGGCAAAGCA CTTTTGAAATACGACAAAGAAGTCACGGCCTTTCATGATGTGGTTAGAGAAGAGCAAATCCTTTTCCCACCCAG TTACCCCTACAGCGAGGAGTACACCAAGCCTACCCAGTACATGAACACACGCTGTCCTTCCTGGTGTGACCGTATCCTCATGTCACATGCTGCCCAAGAGTTCATCCATAGA AGGGAGGACGCTGAGAGGAGCGTGGTTTATAACACACTGGGTCCTAATGTCTGCATGGGAGACCATAAG CCTGTTTTCTTGTTCTTCACACTTAAGACAAATCACCACTGA
- the nkx6.3 gene encoding homeobox protein Nkx-6.3 has translation MDPNIQGSFLFNNGLNQFPSDLKAPVCQYSVPNSFYKLNPCLNSQLPAGTPHGITDILSRSMVGMGSTATTTLLSGYSTVGGFGPTVTGAGMYYNRDYNSSLGGFAKPGTDCPMKGRSVNCWAEGGYDWRGGRQQCTNNSGPLGEMSGRKKHTRPTFSGHQIFALEKTFEQTKYLAGPERARLAYSLGMTESQVKVWFQNRRTKWRKKSASEPSSTQASHGGQGGEASENEVEDEEYNKPLDPDSDDEKIRLLLRKHRRAFSVLRLGPHHV, from the exons ATGGATCCAAACATCCAGGGGTCTTTCCTGTTCAACAACGGCCTCAACCAGTTTCCCTCGGATCTCAAGGCACCGGTGTGCCAGTACTCCGTGCCCAACTCCTTCTATAAACTCAACCCTTGCCTGAACAGCCAACTACCAGCGGGGACCCCTCACGGTATCACCGACATCCTCAGCCGCTCCATGGTTGGTATGGGTTCGACGGCCACCACTACCCTACTGTCCGGATACTCCACCGTGGGGGGCTTCGGCCCAACCGTCACCGGTGCAGGGATGTACTATAACCGAGACTACAACTCTTCCCTGGGTGGCTTCGCCAAGCCCGGCACCGATTGCCCCATGAAGGGTCGCAGCGTCAATTGCTGGGCAGAGGGCGGATACGACTGGAGAGGAGGGAGGCAGCAGTGCACTAACA ACAGCGGTCCTCTGGGGGAGATGTCCGGCCGGAAGAAACACACCAGGCCAACTTTCAGCGGACATCAGATATTTGCCCTGGAGAAAACCTTTGAGCAGACCAAGTACCTGGCGGGGCCCGAGAGAGCAAGACTAGCGTACTCCCTGGGCATGACCGAGTCACAAGTCAAG GTGTGGTTTCAGAACCGTCGTACCAAGTGGAGGAAGAAGAGCGCCTCCGAGCCGAGCTCCACGCAGGCCAGCCACGGAGGCCAGGGAGGCGAGGCCTCCGAGAACGAGGTGGAGGACGAGGAGTACAACAAACCCCTGGACCCAGACTCCGACGACGAGAAGATCCGGCTGCTGTTGCGCAAGCACCGCAGGGCTTTCTCAGTCCTGCGCCTTGGACCTCACcatgtctga
- the LOC130114806 gene encoding E3 ubiquitin-protein ligase NEURL3 — protein MACRPDSGTRALTGSTSRTCCTRRTSRGLPGSPEHVVQRQAERTRPQLLVEHVSKHWSHVPKFYCLIRLHKKPAATSTRGDGCRGSFTRDTRDAMMTANKMVLGDPGSDGSHKCRVSCLGPLSFHSQALGTQVSLSHHNCLAERAESTFKQGLVFSSRPLRVRERVRLRVAKSCNGWHGALRLGFTTTPPTGRPLPSLVIPDLTDVPGHWAAAIPEVHCDPGSELEFWVSHGGNMYVKWNNGTKYKLLKGVDLSRPLWAMIDVYGQTSSVLLLGSAKKEMLQIRRSCPVPIPSTTKANDHNSLNDVLDLYCGSMCLWEDMDDSYPYQALKPDPEVGRECVVCMTREATLTLLCGHNCLCHKCGHKVIQEFGTCPLCRQKI, from the exons ATGGCGTGTCGGCCGGACAGCGGCACGAGGGCCCTGACTGGATCCACCTCCCGCACATGCTGCACGCGCCGCACGTCGCGTGGGCTTCCAGGCTCCCCCGAACACGTGGTGCAACGTCAGGCCGAGAGGACCCGCCCACAG CTGCTGGTGGAGCATGTTTCCAAACATTGGTCACATGTGCCgaagttttattgtctgattagGCTTCATAAAAAGCCTGCAGCTACTTCAACCAGAGGAGACGGATGCAGGGGAAGCTTCACTAGAGACACACGAGACGCAATGATGACTGCCAACAAGATGGTGCTCGGGGACCCGG GGTCAGACGGTTCACACAAGTGCAGAGTTTCCTGCCTGGGCCCTTTGTCCTTCCACAGTCAAGCTTTGGGGACCCAGGTCAGTCTGAGCCATCACAACTGCCTGGCGGAGAGGGCCGAGTCCACGTTCAAACAGGGCCTGGTGTTCAGCAGCCGCCCGCTGCGGGTCAGAGAGCGAGTTCGTCTGAGAGTGGCGAAGAGCTGCAATGGCTGGCATGGAGCCCTGCGCTTAGGgttcaccaccacaccacccacggGCAGGCCTCTGCCCTCTCTGGTCATCCCTGACCTCACAGACGTGCCTGGGCACTGGGCCGCTGCTATACCCGAGGTCCACTGCGACCCAGGTTCCGAGCTGGAGTTCTGGGTTTCTCATGGTGGTAACATGTACGTCAAGTGGAACAACGGCACAAAATACAAACTGCTGAAAGGAGTGGACCTGAGTCGACCACTGTGGGCCATGATAGACGTCTACGGACAGACGAGCTCCGTTCTTCTATTGG GCTCAGCAAAAAAGGAAATGCTTCAAATCAGAAGGTCCTGTCCTGTACCCATTCCTTCAACTACTAAAGCCAATGATCACAACAGTTTGAACGATGTTCTTGACTTGTATTGTGGCTCAATGTGCCTCTGGGAAGATATGGACGACAGCTACCCCTATCAGGCACTCAAACCAG ATCCGGAAGTCGGGAGGGAGTGTGTGGTGTGCATGACACGCGAGGCCACCCTTACCCTGCTGTGCGGCCATAACTGCTTGTGCCACAAGTGCGGCCATAAAGTCATCCAGGAGTTTGGCACATGTCCACTGTGTCGGCAGAAGATCTGA